A single genomic interval of Dromiciops gliroides isolate mDroGli1 chromosome 1, mDroGli1.pri, whole genome shotgun sequence harbors:
- the LOC122736057 gene encoding zinc finger protein 260-like — protein sequence MLFQHLVTFEDVAVYLSKEEWGQLDVAQRELYRDVMLENYENLLSLGFPISKPDIISQLEQKKEAWIQHIKGPEEREFSQNAYRGYKNKSKSENLTLRQIPQEDELRGKESEKHLKDVTQVPDLRGTCDQESNLEKQIRNYKEKKQNKLVSQQRVPQQVSSKKTTGGERGRECNDFGKNLILSSNVVTHQRVEGNHTCTVCGQSFSHPLTLIQHRRIHGGEKHYQCNDYRKDFSHKSQFTRPLIIHTDEKPYECTECGKSFNRSSHLTLHQRIHTGEKPYKCNKCGKAFGTNSDLIRHERIHTGEKPYKCSDCGKAFSQSSVFIRHQRIHTGVSAYKCDDCGRALSSKLSLIEHCRIHTGEKPFQCDECGKAFTHFTSLIYHQRIHTGEKPYECNECRKAFSRHSVLIRHQRAHTGEKPFKCNECGSAFSRRSVLNEHKRIHSGEKPYECNECGKSFSRSSTLIQHQTVHNSDKPYKCNECGKGFGCRSHLTVHQRIHLGAKPYQCSVCGKAFSRSSILNQHQRIHTGEKLYKCNECGKAFSRSSILNQHQRIHTGEKRYKCNECGKAFNRRFSLILHQRIHSGEKQCKCDKCGKAFSRRTNLIRHQQIHTEDKCYE from the exons ATGCTGTTTCAGCATTTAGTGACTTTTGAGGATGTGGCTGTGTATCTCTCGAAGgaggagtgggggcagctggaCGTTGCCCAGAGGGAGCTCTACAGAGATGTGATGCTGGAAAATTATGAGAACCTTCTCTCACTGG GATTTCCAATCTCCAAACCTGATATTATCTCCCAActggaacaaaaaaaagaagcatggaTCCAACATATTAAGGGCCCTGAGGAAAGGGAGTTCTCTCAAAATGCTTATAGAG gttACAAGAACAAATCTAAAAGTGAAAATTTGACTCTGAGGCAAATTCCTCAAGAAGATGAATTACGtggaaaagaatcagaaaaacacCTAAAAGATGTTACCCAGGTCCCAGACTTAAGAGGAACCTGTGACCAGGAAAGTAACTTAGAGAAGCAGATAAGAAACtacaaagagaagaaacagaataaacTAGTTTCCCAGCAGAGAGTTCCCCAGCAAGTTTCCTCAAAGAAAACcactgggggagagagaggtCGTGAATGTAATGATTTTGGTAAAAACCTCATTTTGAGTTCTAACGTGGTCACTCACCAGAGAGTTGAAGGGAACCACACATGTACTGTATGTGGTCAGAGTTTTTCCCATCCTTTAACCTTAATTCAACATAGGAGAATTCATGGTGGAGAGAAGCACTATCAATGTAATGATTATAGGAAGGATTTCAGTCACAAGTCACAATTCACAAGACCGCTGATAATTCACACTGATGAGAAGCCCTATGAATGTACAGAATGTGGGAAGTCCTTCAATCGTAGTTCACATCTTACtttacatcagagaattcatactggggagaaaccCTACAAGTGTAAcaaatgtgggaaagcttttgGCACAAATTCTGATCTTATTCGACATGagaggattcatactggagaaaaaccatatAAGTGCAGTGATTGCGGAAAAGCTTTTAGTCAGTCTTCAGTGTTTATtcgacatcagagaattcatactggagtgAGTGCCTATAAGTGTGATGACTGTGGGAGAGCCTTAAGTAGTAAGTTAAGCCTTATTGAACACTGTAGAATTCATACTGGTGAAAAACCTTTTCAGtgtgatgaatgtggaaaagccttcactCACTTCACAAGTTTAATTtatcatcagagaattcatactggagaaaaaccatatGAGTGTAATGAATGTAGAAAAGCCTTCAGTCGACATTCAGTCCTTATTCGACATCAAAGAgctcacactggagagaaaccgtttaagtgtaatgaatgtgggagtGCTTTCAGTAGAAGGTCAGTCCTTAATGAACATAAGAGAATTCATAGTGGAGaaaagccttatgaatgtaatgaatgtggaaaatctTTCAGTCGGAGCTCCACCCTTATCCAACATCAGACAGTTCATAATTCAGACAAACCTTataaatgcaatgaatgtgggaaaggctttgggtgCCGCTCACATCTTactgtacatcagagaattcatctTGGGGCTAAGCCTTACCAATGTAGTGTGTGTGGGAAAGCTTTTAGTCGCAGCTCCATCCTTAaccaacatcagagaattcatactggagagaagttgtataaatgtaatgaatgtgggaaagcctttagtcGGAGCTCCATCCTTAaccaacatcagagaattcatactggagagaagcggtataaatgtaatgaatgtgggaaagccttcaatCGGAGATTTAGCCTTATTCTACACCAGAGAATTCATTCTGGAGAAAAGCAATGTAAATGTGATAagtgtggaaaagccttcagtcGGAGAACCAATCTTATCCGGCATCAGCAAATTCATACAGAAGATAAGTGTTATGAATAG